Proteins encoded by one window of Sulfurospirillum barnesii SES-3:
- the ispG gene encoding flavodoxin-dependent (E)-4-hydroxy-3-methylbut-2-enyl-diphosphate synthase, whose amino-acid sequence MIKRYPTKQIFVGNVPVGGDAKIPVQSMTFSKTHDVQATLEQIRRLHFAGCDIVRLAVPDYEDAQALKAIKAESSLPIVADIHFNYRFALMAAEVVDCIRINPGNIGNKERVKEVVKACNERGIPIRIGVNSGSLEKQFDEKYGATTKAMVESALYNIKYLEDLGFTNMKISLKASDVERTVEAYRTLRPLVEYPFHLGVTEAGTLFHSTIKSSIALGSLLLDGIGDTLRVSITGELEEEIRVGRAILKDSGVEAEGLNIISCPTCGRLEANLVKAVAEVEKRTKHIKAPLNISVMGCVVNAIGEAKHADVAIAFGKGQGLVMVKGEVIAKLKEEDLVDKFLEAVELAAKEYKA is encoded by the coding sequence ATGATAAAACGCTACCCAACCAAACAAATTTTTGTAGGCAATGTCCCTGTGGGAGGCGATGCCAAAATCCCCGTCCAATCTATGACGTTTTCAAAAACGCACGATGTGCAAGCCACCTTAGAGCAGATCAGGCGGTTGCATTTTGCAGGGTGCGATATTGTCCGCTTGGCAGTACCTGATTATGAAGATGCGCAAGCGCTCAAAGCCATTAAAGCGGAGTCTTCTTTGCCTATTGTGGCGGATATTCACTTTAACTACCGTTTTGCTTTGATGGCTGCTGAGGTGGTGGATTGTATTCGCATTAATCCTGGCAATATTGGCAATAAAGAGCGTGTTAAAGAGGTGGTAAAAGCGTGCAATGAGAGGGGCATTCCTATTCGCATTGGCGTGAACAGTGGCAGTTTGGAAAAACAGTTTGATGAGAAGTATGGAGCCACCACCAAAGCGATGGTCGAATCAGCCCTTTATAACATCAAATACCTAGAAGATTTGGGTTTTACCAATATGAAAATCTCCCTCAAAGCCAGCGATGTAGAACGCACCGTTGAAGCGTATCGCACACTACGCCCTTTGGTGGAGTATCCCTTTCATTTAGGCGTCACGGAAGCTGGAACCTTGTTTCACTCAACCATCAAATCTTCTATTGCCTTAGGTTCTCTTTTATTAGATGGCATTGGCGATACGCTTCGGGTTTCCATCACAGGTGAGCTTGAAGAGGAAATCAGGGTGGGGCGAGCCATTTTAAAAGACAGTGGGGTGGAGGCTGAGGGCTTAAACATCATCTCGTGCCCCACATGCGGAAGGCTTGAAGCCAACCTTGTCAAAGCCGTAGCCGAAGTAGAAAAGCGCACCAAACACATTAAAGCACCTCTAAATATCTCAGTGATGGGATGTGTGGTCAATGCCATTGGTGAAGCCAAACATGCCGATGTTGCTATTGCTTTTGGGAAAGGGCAAGGGCTTGTGATGGTCAAAGGTGAAGTGATTGCAAAATTGAAAGAAGAAGATTTGGTTGATAAATTTTTAGAAGCGGTGGAGCTTGCCGCAAAGGAATACAAAGCATGA
- a CDS encoding RNA degradosome polyphosphate kinase, with product MPDLTDSTLYLNRELSWLKFNTRVLAQSLKKELPLFERLKFLAIYATNLDEFYMIRVAGLKQLFSAGVIETGADQKTPLDQLREIRSYLASEKEVIQSSYEEIVKDLEKENLFITAYDDLSPALAKLSDEYFFSNILPVIVPIAVNATHPFPHLNNLSFSLAVKLQDKESAEEEENYKYGMIRIPRVLPRFFQAGDNTYVPIETIVRQHVEEIFLGYKLVASAAFRVTRNADMVIEEEEADDFMMMMEQGLKLRRKGAFVRLNIEDGVDPDILNFLNSHMQIFFKDIYTYKIPLNLGALWQIVGNKDFSHLALPPYNSKILPPFDTAESVFKIINKSDVLLFHPYESFDPVLRLIREASKDPKVISIRMTLYRVEKNSQIVQALIDAANEGKQVTAVVELKARFDEENNLHWAKALEQAGAHVVYGITGFKVHAKIAQVIRQEEDGKLKFYMHFSTGNYNGATAKVYTDTSFFTCKEEFAKDSTMFFHILSGFSKHKKLDTLLMSPTQIKPKVISLINNEAQYGGEGRIIVKMNSLVDPDVIQALYNASKKGVQIDIIARGICCLRPGVEGISETIRVRSIVGKYLEHARIFYFKNAEPTTTFISSADWMPRNLERRLELMTPIFDKALQQKLFEILQLQLNDNVLAWTLGSDGEYTPSFPNTDEKAINNHTILEDYMNKIYKAQKKDNTSHKAEKLARRLFKES from the coding sequence GTGCCTGATTTAACTGATTCTACACTTTACCTAAACCGAGAACTTTCATGGCTGAAATTTAACACCAGAGTCCTCGCACAGTCACTCAAAAAAGAACTGCCTCTTTTTGAGAGACTCAAATTTTTAGCGATTTATGCCACCAACCTTGATGAATTTTACATGATTCGTGTAGCAGGCCTCAAACAACTGTTTAGTGCGGGTGTGATTGAAACAGGAGCGGATCAAAAAACGCCACTCGATCAGCTACGAGAAATTCGAAGTTACCTTGCCAGCGAAAAAGAGGTGATTCAGAGCAGTTACGAAGAAATTGTTAAAGATTTGGAAAAAGAGAATCTTTTTATTACGGCATATGATGATTTAAGTCCTGCCCTCGCAAAACTCTCTGATGAATACTTTTTCTCAAATATTTTACCCGTCATTGTCCCTATTGCCGTCAATGCCACCCATCCTTTTCCGCACCTCAACAACCTAAGTTTTTCTTTGGCGGTAAAATTACAAGACAAAGAGAGTGCAGAAGAAGAGGAAAACTATAAATACGGTATGATTCGCATTCCTCGTGTTTTACCACGCTTTTTTCAAGCAGGAGACAATACGTATGTACCCATTGAAACCATTGTAAGACAACATGTCGAAGAGATTTTCTTAGGCTATAAACTCGTCGCATCCGCTGCGTTTAGAGTGACCAGAAATGCGGATATGGTGATTGAAGAAGAAGAAGCGGATGATTTTATGATGATGATGGAACAAGGCTTGAAGCTCCGCCGAAAAGGTGCATTTGTTCGCCTTAACATCGAAGATGGAGTCGACCCTGACATTTTGAATTTTTTAAATTCACACATGCAAATCTTTTTTAAAGATATTTATACCTACAAAATCCCTCTTAATTTGGGTGCTTTATGGCAAATTGTAGGCAATAAAGATTTTTCACACCTTGCCTTACCTCCGTATAATTCAAAAATTTTGCCACCCTTTGATACCGCAGAATCGGTCTTTAAAATAATTAATAAAAGCGATGTTTTACTCTTTCATCCCTATGAGAGTTTTGACCCTGTGCTAAGACTGATTCGTGAGGCATCAAAAGACCCAAAAGTCATCTCGATTCGCATGACCTTGTACCGTGTGGAAAAAAACTCACAAATCGTTCAAGCACTCATAGACGCAGCCAATGAAGGCAAACAAGTCACAGCGGTTGTGGAGCTAAAAGCACGTTTTGATGAAGAGAATAACTTGCATTGGGCAAAAGCGTTAGAGCAAGCAGGTGCTCACGTGGTTTATGGCATTACAGGCTTTAAAGTTCATGCGAAAATTGCGCAAGTGATTCGTCAAGAAGAGGATGGAAAGCTAAAATTTTACATGCACTTTAGCACGGGCAATTACAACGGTGCCACCGCAAAGGTTTACACCGACACCAGCTTCTTTACATGTAAAGAAGAATTTGCCAAAGACAGCACCATGTTTTTCCACATTTTATCGGGCTTTTCAAAGCATAAAAAACTCGATACCCTCTTGATGTCTCCTACGCAAATTAAGCCAAAAGTGATTAGCCTCATTAACAATGAAGCCCAATACGGTGGAGAGGGACGCATTATTGTGAAGATGAACTCATTGGTTGACCCTGATGTCATTCAAGCCCTCTACAATGCTTCGAAAAAAGGGGTTCAAATTGATATTATTGCCAGAGGTATTTGTTGTTTACGCCCAGGGGTTGAGGGCATTAGCGAGACCATTCGTGTCCGCTCTATTGTAGGAAAGTACCTAGAACATGCCCGTATTTTCTACTTTAAAAATGCGGAGCCTACCACTACGTTTATCTCCAGTGCAGACTGGATGCCTCGAAATTTAGAGCGACGTTTGGAATTGATGACTCCCATCTTTGATAAGGCTTTACAGCAAAAGCTCTTTGAGATTTTGCAACTTCAGCTCAATGACAATGTGCTTGCATGGACACTAGGAAGCGATGGTGAGTACACTCCTTCTTTTCCAAATACCGATGAAAAAGCCATTAATAACCATACAATTTTAGAAGATTATATGAATAAAATTTATAAAGCCCAAAAGAAAGATAACACCTCGCACAAGGCTGAAAAACTCGCACGTCGTTTATTTAAAGAGAGCTAA
- a CDS encoding gamma carbonic anhydrase family protein has product MIMELQGLKPDIATTVFVAPSADIIGDVHIGEESSIWFGVVIRGDVNTICIGKRTSIQDLSMIHVTHYTKEDKSDGFATTIGDDCTIAHRVMLHGCIIEDACLIGMSATILDGAIIGKESIVGAHSLVTKNKIFPPRSLIMGNPAKVIRELSEEEVTSLYHSAKNYVRFKAMYQA; this is encoded by the coding sequence ATGATTATGGAGCTTCAAGGACTTAAACCAGACATTGCAACAACTGTTTTTGTAGCTCCTAGTGCAGATATTATCGGGGATGTCCACATTGGTGAAGAGAGTTCTATCTGGTTTGGTGTGGTCATTCGAGGGGACGTTAATACTATTTGTATTGGTAAGCGCACCTCTATTCAAGATTTAAGTATGATTCATGTGACTCACTACACCAAAGAAGACAAGAGCGATGGATTTGCAACCACTATCGGTGATGATTGCACCATTGCTCATCGAGTGATGTTGCATGGATGTATCATTGAAGATGCTTGCTTGATTGGGATGAGTGCAACCATTCTTGATGGTGCCATCATTGGGAAAGAATCCATCGTGGGTGCTCATTCCTTAGTCACGAAAAACAAAATTTTTCCACCCCGTTCTCTTATTATGGGCAATCCAGCAAAAGTTATAAGAGAACTGAGCGAAGAAGAAGTAACATCGCTTTACCACTCTGCTAAGAATTATGTACGATTTAAAGCGATGTATCAGGCTTAG
- a CDS encoding primosomal protein N', translating into MHYYLVSLLKSPLSPLTYCSDAILEAGFVVEIPLSKRIVQGVVLERVEKPSFACEEVLLTYKTFYTPKTVELARFIAEYYVCSLGEALALFTPFSQKTLHVNQKVNTHIALSAEQENAFSFIESHPNALLFGDTGSGKTEIYMKLFEATLNAGKQVVFLLPEIGLTPQMKNRLKHHFGTHVAIWHSKISAKKKEAILQEIHEGKICIVAGTRSALFLPLENIGLIVVDEEHDESYKSGNRPRYNAKDLALLFGQKLKAKVLLGSATPTLSSFHKLPTFRLKGTFFEASTHIMYDDGEHGLSHKVVQAIEKALKAKKQVIVFLPTRANFKYITCKACGAHIECPFCSVGMSLHQHMHALKCHYCNYTEAIPHVCPKCGHDEIVATRMGTAEVSLKLSEHFCEHVVQQFDRDEVKTEKKLSDILAQFNEHKIDIMVGTQMLSKGHDYHGVGLAVILGIDALLGMSDFRAREKTLALVQQIAGRVGRKGYGEVLIQSKNGDFFKHYLSDFEQFLNDELGFRKGLYPPFKKMLRVMSAHVKEEKAKESIEKVASLGKHFSQIEIVGYGKANIAKIANKYRYELLVRSDSSKALLEFAHTLKPLHVEIDMDPLSFS; encoded by the coding sequence GTGCATTACTACCTCGTTTCTCTTTTAAAATCTCCTTTAAGTCCTTTAACCTACTGCTCTGATGCTATTTTAGAAGCAGGTTTTGTGGTCGAAATTCCCCTTTCAAAACGAATTGTTCAGGGTGTGGTGCTTGAGAGGGTTGAAAAACCTTCTTTTGCCTGCGAAGAGGTTTTGCTGACATATAAAACATTTTATACTCCAAAAACAGTGGAATTGGCTCGTTTTATTGCGGAGTATTATGTCTGTTCTTTGGGTGAAGCTTTGGCTCTTTTTACTCCTTTTTCACAGAAAACTTTACATGTAAACCAAAAGGTGAACACGCACATTGCGCTCTCAGCAGAGCAAGAGAATGCCTTTAGCTTTATTGAATCCCATCCCAATGCGCTTTTATTTGGCGATACAGGAAGCGGTAAGACTGAGATTTACATGAAACTGTTTGAAGCAACGCTCAATGCGGGAAAACAGGTTGTCTTTTTGCTCCCCGAAATTGGGCTAACCCCTCAGATGAAAAACAGGCTTAAACACCATTTTGGAACACACGTTGCCATTTGGCACTCTAAAATTAGCGCAAAGAAAAAAGAGGCGATTTTACAAGAGATACACGAAGGAAAGATTTGCATTGTAGCGGGCACACGCTCGGCACTCTTTTTACCGCTTGAGAACATTGGACTCATCGTCGTCGATGAAGAGCACGATGAGAGTTACAAATCGGGCAATAGACCCCGTTACAATGCCAAAGATTTGGCCCTTCTTTTTGGGCAAAAGTTAAAGGCAAAAGTGCTTTTAGGCTCTGCCACACCGACCTTAAGTAGTTTTCATAAACTGCCTACGTTTAGGCTAAAGGGAACATTTTTTGAAGCATCAACGCATATCATGTACGACGATGGTGAGCATGGTCTTTCGCATAAAGTGGTACAAGCCATTGAAAAAGCGTTAAAAGCAAAAAAACAAGTGATTGTCTTTTTACCCACACGTGCCAATTTTAAATACATTACATGTAAAGCGTGTGGAGCGCATATTGAGTGTCCGTTTTGCAGTGTTGGGATGAGCTTGCATCAGCATATGCATGCGCTTAAATGTCACTATTGTAATTACACCGAGGCGATTCCTCATGTGTGTCCCAAATGCGGACACGATGAAATTGTCGCAACACGCATGGGAACAGCAGAAGTCTCTTTAAAACTCTCTGAGCACTTTTGTGAGCACGTTGTGCAACAGTTTGACAGGGACGAAGTCAAAACCGAAAAAAAGCTTTCTGATATTTTGGCTCAGTTTAATGAGCATAAAATTGATATTATGGTGGGGACACAGATGCTCTCAAAAGGGCATGATTATCATGGGGTAGGACTTGCTGTTATTTTGGGGATTGATGCGCTTTTGGGGATGAGTGACTTTAGAGCACGAGAGAAAACCTTAGCATTGGTGCAACAAATTGCGGGCAGAGTGGGGCGAAAAGGGTACGGTGAAGTGTTGATTCAAAGCAAGAATGGTGATTTTTTTAAGCACTATTTGAGTGATTTCGAGCAATTTTTAAACGATGAGTTAGGTTTTCGAAAAGGGCTTTATCCGCCGTTTAAAAAGATGCTTAGGGTCATGAGCGCACACGTTAAAGAGGAAAAGGCTAAAGAGAGCATTGAAAAAGTGGCTTCTTTAGGAAAGCATTTTTCACAAATTGAAATTGTAGGATACGGCAAGGCAAACATTGCTAAAATCGCCAACAAATACCGTTATGAACTCTTAGTGCGTAGTGATTCGAGTAAGGCGCTTTTGGAGTTTGCGCACACTTTAAAACCCTTACATGTAGAAATTGATATGGATCCACTCTCTTTTTCTTAA
- the uvrB gene encoding excinuclease ABC subunit UvrB, with translation MSEFFLESPYQPSGDQPRAIETLSASIKKGNRYQTLIGVTGSGKTYTMAQIIQKLKMPTLIMTHNKTLAAQLYSEFKGFFPKNHVEYFISYYDYYQPEAYIPRSDLFIEKDSSINEELERLRLSATASLLSYDDVICVASVSANYGLGNPHEYKQMVQIIEKGESINQKKLLLRLVDMGYKRNDTFFDRGCFRVNGDVVDIFPAYNEEEAIRVEFFGDEVESIHYFDVFLNKKLQSLPKVVIYAANQFIVGHERLQKAMKLIEQELDERLAYLKKEDKLVEHQRLKQRVEFDLEMMGATGMCKGIENYARYLTGIEPGGTPYSLFDYFEAMNKEYLVIVDESHVSLPQFRGMFAGDRSRKEVLVEYGFRLPSALDNRPLMFDEFINKAPRYLFVSATPKELELTLSGENVAEQIIRPTGLLDPEVEILSSKNQVETLFDRIKEVTCKDEKVLVTVLTKKMAEELTRYYADLGIKIKYMHSDIDAIERNQIIRSLRVGEFDVLVGINLLREGLDLPEVSLVAILDADKEGFLRSETSLIQTMGRAARNLNGRVIMFAEKITDSMQKAIETTLRRRAIQEEHNQKHGITPTSTTRKMDENLKLEEHADIYNTFDKKDKIPPSEKKKIIAELTKAMHEAAKILEFEKAAKLRDQIEKLKKA, from the coding sequence ATGAGCGAATTTTTCCTAGAAAGTCCCTATCAACCCTCAGGCGACCAGCCTCGTGCCATTGAAACACTAAGTGCTTCCATCAAAAAAGGAAACCGCTACCAAACCCTCATAGGAGTGACTGGCAGTGGTAAGACCTACACCATGGCGCAAATTATTCAAAAACTAAAAATGCCCACATTAATTATGACGCACAACAAAACCCTTGCCGCACAGCTTTACAGCGAATTTAAGGGCTTTTTCCCTAAAAATCATGTGGAGTATTTTATCAGCTATTATGATTATTATCAGCCTGAAGCGTACATTCCTAGGAGTGATTTGTTTATCGAAAAAGACAGTTCTATTAACGAAGAGCTGGAGCGTTTGCGTTTGAGTGCCACCGCTTCACTCTTAAGTTACGATGATGTTATTTGCGTAGCGTCGGTTTCGGCAAACTATGGCTTGGGAAATCCCCACGAATACAAACAAATGGTGCAAATCATCGAAAAAGGTGAGAGCATTAACCAGAAAAAGCTTCTTTTACGTTTGGTGGATATGGGCTACAAACGCAATGACACCTTTTTTGATAGAGGATGCTTTCGTGTGAATGGGGACGTGGTGGATATTTTCCCTGCGTACAACGAAGAAGAAGCGATTCGGGTTGAGTTTTTTGGCGATGAAGTGGAGAGTATTCACTATTTTGACGTTTTTCTCAACAAAAAACTCCAAAGCCTACCTAAAGTAGTTATTTATGCCGCCAATCAGTTTATTGTAGGGCATGAGCGGCTTCAAAAGGCTATGAAATTGATTGAGCAGGAGTTGGATGAGCGCTTAGCCTATCTTAAAAAAGAGGACAAACTGGTCGAACACCAACGCCTCAAACAAAGGGTTGAGTTTGATTTAGAGATGATGGGGGCAACGGGAATGTGCAAAGGCATCGAAAACTACGCTCGCTACCTTACAGGGATTGAACCAGGGGGCACGCCTTATTCACTGTTTGATTACTTTGAAGCGATGAATAAAGAGTACCTCGTTATCGTCGATGAATCACACGTCAGCCTTCCTCAATTTCGTGGCATGTTCGCAGGAGATAGAAGTCGCAAAGAAGTACTGGTAGAGTATGGCTTTAGGCTTCCTAGTGCCTTAGATAACCGTCCTTTGATGTTTGATGAGTTTATTAACAAAGCGCCTCGTTATTTATTTGTCAGTGCAACACCTAAAGAGTTGGAACTAACGCTTAGTGGTGAAAATGTCGCAGAGCAGATTATTCGTCCTACAGGATTGCTTGACCCTGAAGTAGAAATTTTGAGCAGTAAAAATCAAGTCGAAACGCTGTTTGATCGCATCAAAGAGGTTACATGTAAAGATGAAAAAGTGCTTGTCACCGTGCTTACCAAAAAAATGGCAGAAGAGCTCACACGCTATTACGCCGATTTAGGCATTAAAATAAAATACATGCACTCGGATATTGACGCCATTGAGCGCAATCAGATTATTCGCTCTTTGCGTGTGGGAGAATTTGACGTGTTGGTGGGTATTAACCTCCTTCGTGAAGGGCTTGATTTGCCTGAGGTTTCTTTAGTGGCTATTTTAGATGCGGATAAAGAGGGATTTTTACGCTCAGAGACAAGCCTCATTCAAACCATGGGGCGAGCCGCACGTAATTTAAACGGCAGGGTTATTATGTTTGCAGAAAAGATTACCGATTCCATGCAAAAGGCGATTGAGACAACGCTAAGAAGACGTGCTATTCAAGAAGAACACAATCAAAAACATGGTATCACCCCCACTAGCACCACACGTAAGATGGATGAAAATCTCAAACTTGAAGAGCATGCTGATATTTACAATACCTTTGATAAGAAAGATAAAATCCCGCCTAGTGAAAAGAAGAAAATTATCGCTGAACTTACCAAAGCGATGCATGAAGCCGCAAAGATTTTGGAGTTTGAAAAAGCAGCCAAACTGCGGGATCAAATTGAAAAACTCAAAAAGGCATAA
- a CDS encoding prepilin-type N-terminal cleavage/methylation domain-containing protein, with the protein MRKGFTMIELIFVIVILGILAAVAIPRLAATRDDAAVTAAASDIATLYKDLGTYYTAQGSFDGNLSAALTQTNLKNMTNVQGIYPTSTAAEIDFRTDANKTSCFIMTLTTDGNVTVASSSRNNPAGTVCKEVIGLSNIKALLDNNQSFGGRKVAR; encoded by the coding sequence ATGAGAAAAGGTTTTACGATGATTGAGCTTATCTTCGTCATTGTTATTTTAGGTATTCTAGCAGCCGTGGCTATACCTAGACTAGCAGCAACGAGAGATGATGCAGCCGTTACAGCCGCCGCATCCGATATTGCAACGCTTTATAAAGATTTGGGTACGTATTATACAGCACAGGGAAGTTTTGATGGCAATCTTAGTGCTGCATTGACGCAAACAAATCTTAAAAATATGACAAATGTTCAAGGCATTTATCCTACCTCAACTGCTGCTGAAATTGACTTTAGAACAGATGCAAATAAGACTTCTTGTTTTATTATGACTTTAACAACCGATGGAAATGTTACAGTTGCATCCTCAAGTAGGAATAATCCAGCTGGCACAGTATGTAAAGAAGTTATAGGTCTTAGTAATATCAAAGCTTTATTAGATAATAATCAAAGTTTTGGTGGACGTAAAGTTGCTCGATAA
- a CDS encoding 3'-5' exonuclease has protein sequence MRPLDNFITKLTQKPIFYKEFFAKMHTFKELEPVDVEDLEMLKLLGLPICKYNNYALTLETLTTPICEGKFCIVDIEANGSKPTVDAIIEIGAVMVEKGKIIGEFSSLAKTDSLPESITQLTGITLDELAFAPSLNSVLEGFRLFIRDAVFVAHNVNFDYYFISYALEQAGFGPLLNRRLDTIDLARKCIEAPKYGLSALAEHLGISFENHHRALFDAKATTEVFLHTLHHLPEEVLTVEQLIAFSRPQQQRKKKKEKQTKPDTSL, from the coding sequence GTGAGACCTCTGGATAATTTTATTACTAAACTAACGCAAAAACCCATTTTTTATAAAGAGTTTTTTGCAAAAATGCATACTTTTAAAGAGTTGGAGCCTGTGGATGTTGAAGATTTGGAGATGCTTAAGCTTTTAGGGCTTCCCATTTGTAAGTACAACAATTATGCACTGACCTTAGAAACGCTTACAACACCTATTTGCGAGGGAAAGTTTTGCATTGTTGATATTGAAGCCAATGGTTCAAAACCAACCGTGGATGCGATTATTGAGATTGGTGCGGTTATGGTTGAAAAAGGGAAAATTATTGGGGAGTTTTCTTCCTTAGCTAAAACGGATAGTTTACCTGAAAGTATTACTCAACTGACAGGCATTACACTCGACGAACTTGCCTTCGCACCTTCGCTAAACTCAGTGCTAGAAGGGTTTAGGCTTTTTATTAGAGATGCGGTTTTTGTGGCACATAACGTGAATTTTGACTATTATTTCATCTCTTATGCGCTTGAACAAGCAGGCTTTGGTCCTTTATTGAACCGAAGGCTTGATACGATTGATTTGGCACGAAAATGCATAGAAGCTCCAAAATACGGGCTAAGTGCGTTGGCAGAGCATTTGGGAATTAGCTTTGAAAATCATCACCGTGCCTTGTTTGACGCTAAAGCCACCACGGAAGTTTTTTTACACACACTCCATCATTTACCAGAAGAGGTGCTCACGGTGGAGCAACTCATTGCTTTTAGTAGACCCCAACAACAACGAAAAAAGAAAAAAGAAAAACAAACTAAGCCTGATACATCGCTTTAA
- a CDS encoding type II secretion system protein, with the protein MKQHSSAFTMIELVFVIVILGILAAVAIPRMGATRDDAMLVKGKSQIASIRSGISLLKSKMLLEGNTTAITKLDDATANAEGQSLFKDVLEYPIVSKNGDGNWMKTGTTSYTFKLLGKTNTFEYNTTAWQFNCTGDDCTALTQ; encoded by the coding sequence GTGAAACAACATTCTTCGGCATTTACTATGATAGAGCTTGTCTTTGTGATTGTTATTTTGGGTATATTAGCAGCGGTTGCTATTCCTAGAATGGGTGCAACACGTGATGATGCGATGTTGGTGAAAGGCAAATCACAAATAGCTTCCATTCGCAGTGGGATTTCTCTTTTAAAATCAAAAATGCTTTTAGAAGGCAATACAACAGCGATAACAAAGCTTGATGATGCTACTGCTAACGCTGAAGGACAATCCCTTTTTAAAGATGTCTTAGAGTATCCTATTGTCTCAAAAAATGGCGATGGCAATTGGATGAAAACAGGCACGACAAGCTATACGTTTAAGCTTTTAGGCAAAACCAATACCTTTGAGTACAATACAACCGCATGGCAGTTTAACTGTACTGGTGATGATTGTACCGCATTAACCCAATAA
- a CDS encoding replicative DNA helicase: protein MSNLHNINIERSVLSSILFNPMSFEDVAALIGAKDFYLPSHRYIFEAMEACEREDLPIDEEFIKKKLNQQGRFDEDAMLEILSTNPLPATKAYAEEIREKAIKRELVQLTSDIKEIAVDKDLPSAEVVDLVQQKLYQITQESGSKEFRESPEMTHATIEHIHEMKKRGNAGVVGVDTGFTEINRLTSGFGEGDLIIVAARPAMGKTAFCLNLAQNALDRGRGVAIFSLEMPAEQLMLRMLSAKTSIPLQKLKVGDMGDEQWARLSSAADEMSKRKFFVDDNGSVDIHKVRAKLRKLKSQHPEISLAIIDYLQLMNSASNKDRHLEVSEISRGLKLLARELNVPIIALSQLNRGLESRSDKRPMLSDLRESGAIEQDADMILFVYRDDVYKVREEKEKEQKARSEGKEYKSDFFEKPEELAEVIVGKNRNGPVGVANLIFQKACTRFVDGAKNAIPIEVVQYNASIAPEAKISLPPL, encoded by the coding sequence ATGAGCAATTTGCATAACATTAACATAGAACGCTCCGTTTTAAGCTCCATTTTGTTTAATCCAATGAGTTTTGAGGATGTCGCCGCCTTGATTGGCGCAAAAGATTTTTACTTGCCCAGTCATCGTTACATTTTTGAAGCGATGGAAGCGTGTGAGAGAGAAGATTTGCCCATTGATGAGGAGTTTATTAAGAAAAAGCTGAATCAACAAGGGCGCTTTGATGAAGATGCGATGCTTGAGATTCTCTCCACCAATCCACTACCAGCGACCAAAGCGTATGCGGAGGAGATTCGTGAAAAGGCGATTAAGCGGGAGTTGGTTCAGCTGACCTCCGATATTAAAGAGATTGCCGTCGATAAAGATTTGCCCTCAGCCGAAGTGGTGGATTTGGTGCAACAAAAGCTCTATCAGATTACGCAAGAAAGTGGCAGTAAAGAGTTTCGTGAATCGCCTGAAATGACCCATGCAACCATCGAGCACATTCATGAGATGAAAAAACGTGGCAATGCAGGGGTTGTGGGTGTTGATACGGGATTTACAGAGATAAACAGACTCACCTCAGGATTTGGTGAGGGCGATTTGATTATTGTAGCGGCACGTCCAGCGATGGGTAAAACGGCTTTTTGTCTTAATTTAGCGCAAAATGCACTTGATAGAGGGCGTGGGGTAGCGATTTTCTCTTTAGAGATGCCAGCGGAGCAGTTAATGTTAAGGATGCTCAGTGCTAAAACGTCCATTCCATTGCAAAAGCTCAAAGTGGGAGATATGGGAGATGAGCAGTGGGCACGGCTTAGCAGTGCGGCGGATGAAATGAGTAAGCGTAAGTTTTTTGTGGACGATAATGGCTCTGTGGATATTCACAAAGTACGTGCAAAGCTTCGTAAACTCAAATCCCAGCATCCTGAAATCTCTTTAGCCATCATTGATTATTTGCAGTTGATGAACTCTGCTAGCAATAAAGACAGGCATTTGGAAGTCAGTGAAATTAGCCGTGGTTTAAAACTCTTAGCCAGAGAGCTCAATGTTCCTATCATTGCGCTCTCACAGCTGAATCGTGGGTTGGAGAGTCGTAGCGATAAACGCCCGATGCTAAGCGACCTTAGAGAATCAGGCGCTATTGAGCAAGATGCGGACATGATTTTATTTGTCTACCGTGATGATGTTTATAAAGTGCGTGAAGAGAAAGAAAAAGAGCAAAAAGCACGCTCAGAGGGCAAAGAGTACAAGAGTGATTTCTTTGAAAAACCAGAAGAACTTGCTGAGGTGATTGTGGGAAAAAACAGAAATGGTCCTGTGGGTGTTGCCAATCTCATTTTTCAAAAAGCATGCACACGCTTTGTGGATGGTGCAAAAAATGCGATTCCTATTGAAGTGGTGCAGTATAACGCTTCCATAGCGCCTGAAGCAAAAATAAGTTTGCCTCCATTGTAA